The Lycium barbarum isolate Lr01 chromosome 11, ASM1917538v2, whole genome shotgun sequence genome contains the following window.
GCACTTTTAAGACCATTTATCTACCTCTTACAAGCAACACAATGGATAATGAATAGAGGACATGGTTTTCTTTGGCATGTAGAAAAGCAAACTAGTGTGCAAactttgaaagaagaaaatgaacgGGGGTGCCAGAATTCACATGGATAAACTATCTAATTTCTGATTTTCCAAATAATAAAATGTTCATCTCCTACATATGGGGAAATGAATAATTTCTTTGGAAATATGGTTTAGTCCATTCTCTTCTCCAATAAACCTTATGAGGACAAAGTGAAGTTTCCAAATGAATGGACTTTTTAGTCATTTTTCCCAGTAAATCGAATAAATAAGAGACATATGGTCGCCTTCACTTATGATCTAATGCTTGCAACTCTTTCTTGTGTGTAACAGTAGTCACCACAACTCCACAAGAGGTAAGAAAGGCATAATATTTCCAGTTTAGGACTTTGTAACATTCATACCAGATAACAAGAAACTTGAAACATAGTTACATTGACCTCTATAAATGCACAGCATAAGCAATCTCCTATGTGCACCTCAGATGGTACTCCTTCGTCATAAGATAATATTCAGCCAATTTAGTTTGTTCTCTATGCTATGCTCTCTTATTTCCTGACAAAGACAATTGAAAATCGAGAACTACTCCTCTATATCCcattttatgtgaaggtgttgGACTTGACATGGAGCTTAAGAAACAACGGAAGACTTTTGACATAGAAGCTAAATATATTACCAAACTTTGCCTTAATAATTAAATGAGAGGTTATAACAGTCATGTTAGTAAAAAGAGTATAATGAAAGATGATACAGAAGCGAGCCAATTTTTTCtgggactaaaaagaaaagagtgaTACCTAAGATGGGACAAAAGGAATAATAACTATAGGATATTGTGTCTACAAGGAAATGGTGTATAAATGTAGGAAGTACTCCGATACAATTTGGTAAATGGATAGAGAAGACTGTTCTTACCCCTGTTTTACACAAAACCTCTAGATATCACTTGTCTTCAGCTCGTTCTCCTAGGAGGTTGTACTTCACACAGTAAACTGGATGACATCAATAAGAACATTCTACCTTCTCTTGTTATATATTCTTTTATAACAATGTTGTTTGAGTCAACTTGCCTGCACTTCAACTATTCCACCGGATACCTGTTACTACCCACCAACATAGGGACCGAGTAACTCTACTCACCAAGGTTTAGGCAGATGGAAGGGATCACCTAAAATGAGACAAAAGGAATAATAACTATAGGATATTGCTTCTGCAAGGAAATAGTGTACAAAAGGAAGTACTCCAATATAGTTTGGTAAATGGATGTATCTCTTCTTGTTATATATTCATTTTTAATAATGGTTATTTCGGGGCCAACTAGCGCCCACCTCAACTATTCCATCAGATACCTCATACCACCCATCAATACAGGTACCAGGTAATCTACCCACCAAGCTTAGGTAGAtcggaagaaatcacctagtgtttgtCCCTGTTGTATTTGAACCCTAATCTCCAAAATTTGCACCTATTTCATTAACCACTAATCCACAGCCTTGGGTGTTTTTCTCCTTTCATTATTTGGTAAATGGACATATCTCCTCTTGATGGATTAAACCGTGTGATCATACAGAAATCTTCGAACACATTGAAAGTGACAaacaggattttttttttataaacgtGGTGTCCGGGCTAGCTTGTGCGCATCTCGTCTAATTCAATGGGATACCTACTACCTCCCACCAGTAGTAGGTATCAGGTAATTTTGTCCACCAAGGCTGGGACAaatggaaagaaatcacctagtgtgtTTTTATCTCTGccgggatttgaacctgagacctcatgattctcaacccacttcattgatcaCTAGGTCACACCCCTGGATGCAATGACAAAAAGATATTTTGTGGAGTCAAGTGAAGATGAGCCATCTTTGAGTGTTACTCATGTATATGTTTTATTGATGTTTTATATTTTAAGATACTACCAAAGATTGTCAGCTCACTAAAGACCGTTGATCAAACCTCTGCCTGAAACCCGAGACTGCACCCTCAATACCAAGCACCGACATACCAACCCACTCAATCAGTTCGCAGTAATCATATCCTTACCAGCCTATAATTGCAATCTGACCTAGACCACTTATATATACAGGTAGAATACCCTGTAATTCACCCCTAACCAAATTATATGCTAGTCTAGCATTTCTTCCCAGTCATCAAAGTGAAAAAAGGGTGCGTTCCAGGAGAAGCCAACAAGTCACAGAGTAACCGGTCAATCATGGTCGCAACCACAAGCCAAATTTGATGTTTTAAAAAAGCTAGCTAGGGGAAAATGTCAGTAGTTGCCTTTGAGAGACAATTTTAAGTTCCTCCTTCCTATTTTCTTACCctggaaaaaataaaaagaagaatggAAAAAGAACCTAGCCTACCAGCTAATGAAACAAATGCAAACTAGAACAAAATTTTGTTGTTCATGTTGCTCATAGTCATTATCAACCATGGATGGTATTGCATCAGATCATGAACAGCAGTACCTAGTATCACAAACTACTACAGAGCAGATATATGTATCTGCGAAATGGTAGGCTCAAGGAACTGCTTTCTGTCTATCATAGCCCCAGAACCTCAGAAATCATTATGGACTAAACTTTTGATGAGCAAAATATTGTACACACCAAAGGAAAAAGTGATAACATTCCTTGATCAGAAACTTGAGTCCTTCCCTTCTGAATTTTGGCTGTTGAGGAGAAATAACCGTCCACATGATTTTCTTAACATGACTTGTCTAGACACTAAATTGAGTTTCATCAGAAAAGTGGAAGAGCGAGTTATATCCATCAAAAGAACCAAATACAAATACCATATGGTTAGCAGTACAGGAAGTTGCATATGGTCAGCAAAACAGGAAGTTCAAAAATATTGGATAAGCAAGTTTGTGACAATTTAATCATGGAACCAAATAAGATGGAAGCATAAAAGGGTATAAGTGTTTTTTCTCAACTGGAGCACACAGCTACCTGAAAAAGAACAAACGAACAAACGTTTCTTCACTCACACCATTATGGTTACCAAAACCTAACTACCCATCTTCAACAGATTAGGTGAAAATATAAACTTTAAGAAGTGGAAACCCCAACAAAGTTGTAGAAATATCTTGACTAATCCTGCGTAAATGATAGTAGTTTCTCTATGAACTCTTAAAAGAGCAGATTTTATGAGCCACTAGTATACACTTAGTGAGAAAGATCACTCACCAATTGTTTCTCAAATAAGCCAGGAATGCACAGAGACAATAAAAAACTATGAGCTTATTTGTAAGAGGTAAGGGATTTACCTGCTTCCTAGCTCTAGATCGTGCTGCAGACTCTCTATTTTTTATCATTCTCCTCTGCCTCctttcaacaactttctccacGGTACTGCCTTTCCTTCCTCTCAAACCACCATTAAAGACATAAGGAACTGGGGATATAGAAGATGTATCTCCATTACTCCTCCCGAGTCCATCTGATGAAACCGCTGGAGATGCTGTCGCACCGGTTACACCCCCAGCTCCAAAACCAACCATACTCATTCCTCCACCTGTTAGAGCAGAACCCTGTACTAAATTACTACTAAATGCTGGATCAGATATACCAACAATACCACCCCTCATCCCTGGACTGCCTAATTGACCACTACTCGGAATGGTCATCGGAGCGCCATAAGCTACACCAGGTTGCTTTGGGAAAAGGGGTTGCTGCTGTTGCATTGTTCCTTGCTGTTGTTGCACAGATCTGATCCCATTCACGTTCACTGGTAAAGTAGCAGACGGAATACCACTTTCACTATTATTATCAATGTTCCTACTAGCCATCAGAGTCGTATTCTTATTGCTCTGTTGATATCCAAATCCCATTCCAAGATTATTATCACTAAAGTTACTAGCTTTGGCAGCTAACTGTGCCTCTTCTCTCACCACACCAGCTCTAACCAAGAAATCCTCAAGTGTAATCTCCCCTAAAGTCTGTTGCCTACTAGGCATATTCGACGATATCCCAACATCATTTCCACCATCATACTCTTTTGATATATCCTTCCACACTTGATCAACAGTCTTGTGACTCAGTGTCCTAGGTAAAGTTAATGACCCTTGCCTCTGCAAATTCCCACTTGAAACACCCAATTCTTGTCCGCCAATCTCTTCTGCACTACATATGTTCTTTAACAACTCATCCATGTTCATTGACCCAAAATCCTTTCCACTCCCTCTTAGAAACTCATCAAATGTCAATGAATAAACAGACGATTGTCGTGCCAACGGATGTCCACCCTCCCCTGGTGGCTCATTTCCATACTTCTGTAAATGCAAATTACTCCCCATTTACCTCAAACTCTAATCTTTGCTTCAAGCTATAAGAAGGGCCTCAAAGTTCTAGCAAAACTATATAGTTGTTTCAGTCTTGAAATTGCAAAATTAGCCTTAAATTTAATCTTAAATTTAAACGACAAGCACTAGTTCACGGGCTTGACTTTTATGGCTAACTCTCCACCAATAGTACTTCAAAGTTCACTCTTTTATTCAGATCAATAAGTTATGTGATTACTGCTCCTTAAGCTTTTCGTGAAAAATAGCTAAACACTTGGAAAGGTTAGAAAATCAGATGGAAGCTAAAACTCACCAACCCAAGATCAGAAAATTCTCTTAAAAGTGAAAAACTCTAGTtgaaattcatttcatttccatatagCTGGGTGCAGTTTTAGATAAGAACAAGAAACCCATGTAGACGTAGCTGCTGCGCACATGCTTTTCACATGTACATAAGTACCTACTCCACATTCACAAAGTACAAAAACTCAAAAATCAAGCACATATCTGAAGATTTGATGGAATGATACCCCACTTCAAAAGCTAATCTTTGAATAGTTACTGTTACTAGAGTGTCTTATATGCTTATCTGAAGATTTGAAGGAAAGATACCCACTTGAAAAGCTAATCTTTGAATACTTACTATAATTCCTTATTACTTACTCCGTCCGTCCtaaaataagtgtcactttaatAAAAAAACACatatattaagaaatcaataatgtaatgtgaagtttaccaaattaccctatataataaaaataaattacttttaccttttgattagatcatgcacaagaagta
Protein-coding sequences here:
- the LOC132616983 gene encoding bZIP transcription factor 46-like encodes the protein MGSNLHLQKYGNEPPGEGGHPLARQSSVYSLTFDEFLRGSGKDFGSMNMDELLKNICSAEEIGGQELGVSSGNLQRQGSLTLPRTLSHKTVDQVWKDISKEYDGGNDVGISSNMPSRQQTLGEITLEDFLVRAGVVREEAQLAAKASNFSDNNLGMGFGYQQSNKNTTLMASRNIDNNSESGIPSATLPVNVNGIRSVQQQQGTMQQQQPLFPKQPGVAYGAPMTIPSSGQLGSPGMRGGIVGISDPAFSSNLVQGSALTGGGMSMVGFGAGGVTGATASPAVSSDGLGRSNGDTSSISPVPYVFNGGLRGRKGSTVEKVVERRQRRMIKNRESAARSRARKQAYTMELEAEIAKLKEENEELQKKQAEMMEMQKNPVQEMMNLQRGAKRRCLRRTQTGPW